A genomic segment from Diospyros lotus cultivar Yz01 chromosome 5, ASM1463336v1, whole genome shotgun sequence encodes:
- the LOC127802720 gene encoding uncharacterized protein LOC127802720: MDPQAFIRLSIGSLGLRVPGPALTAAKSGIHALTQCSCKIRLRGFPVQTTSVPFVSSPEAMPDPQSIASSFYFEKSDLKALLAPGCFYASHACLKIVVYAGRKGPSHCGVGVKRERIGTFKLEVGPEWGEGKSVILFNGWIGIGKGKQESGKKPGAELHLRVKLDPDPRYIFQFEDQTKLSPQIVQLQGNIKQPIFSCKFSRDRSEQETERRERKGWKVKIHDLSGSAVAAAFITTPFVPSTGCDWVARSNPGAWLIVRPDACRPESWQPWGKLEAWRERAIRDSICCRFHLLSGEEAGELLMSEIFLNAEKGGEFFIDTDRQEIRTAVTPVTSPQSSGDFAALSPVTGGFVMSCRVQGEGKSSKPLVQLAIRHVTCVEDAAIFMALAAAVDLSIEACRPFRRRIRRGSRHSC; encoded by the exons ATGGATCCTCAGGCGTTTATTAGGTTGTCAATTGGTTCACTAGGATTGAGAGTCCCTGGACCAGCTTTGACTGCTGCTAAATCTGGAATCCATGCATTAACTCAATGCTCATGCAAAATTCGTCTTCGAGGTTTTCCTGTGCAGACAACATCAGTCCCCTTTGTGTCTTCTCCTGAAGCTATGCCAGATCCCCAGAGCATTGCCTCCagcttttattttgaaaaatctgaCTTGAAAGCACTGTTGGCACCGGGGTGTTTCTATGCTTCCCATGCTTGCCTGAAGATAGTCGTTTATGCAGGACGAAAGGGACCATCCCATTGTGGGGTTGGTGTCAAAAGGGAGCGGATAGGAACTTTTAAGTTAGAAGTCGGCCCCGAATGGGGTGAAGGGAAGTCGGTGATTCTTTTCAATGGGTGGATAGGCATTGGTAAAGGCAAGCAGGAGAGTGGTAAAAAGCCTGGAGCAGAGCTCCATTTGCGAGTTAAATTGGACCCTGATCCGAGATACATTTTCCAATTTGAGGATCAGACTAAATTGAGTCCTCAGATAGTTCAGCTTCAAGGCAACATCAAGCAGCCTATCTTCAGTTGCAAATTTAGTCGGGACAG ATCTGAACAAGAAACGGaaaggagagagaggaagggatgGAAGGTGAAGATACATGACCTCTCTGGCTCAGCCGTTGCTGCAGCCTTCATAACCACTCCCTTTGTTCCATCAACAGGTTGTGATTGGGTTGCCAGGTCCAACCCAGGAGCTTGGTTGATCGTTCGCCCAGATGCCTGCAGGCCCGAAAGCTGGCAGCCATGGGGGAAGCTCGAGGCGTGGCGCGAGCGTGCCATCAGAGACTCAATTTGCTGCCGTTTCCATCTCCTCTCCGGAGAGGAGGCCGGGGAGCTTCTCATGTCTGAGATTTTCCTCAACGCCGAGAAGGGTGGTGAGTTTTTCATCGACACAGACAGACAGGAGATTCGCACAGCTGTGACGCCGGTAACCAGCCCACAGAGCAGCGGTGACTTTGCTGCCTTAAGCCCAGTCACAGGCGGGTTCGTCATGAGCTGCAGAGTGCAAGGGGAAGGGAAGAGCAGCAAGCCGTTGGTACAACTGGCCATTCGACACGTGACTTGCGTGGAGGATGCCGCCATCTTTATGGCTCTGGCGGCTGCCGTCGATCTCAGCATCGAGGCGTGCCGGCCTTTCCGCAGGCGGATCCGGCGGGGGAGCCGCCATTCCTGCTGA